The Phoenix dactylifera cultivar Barhee BC4 chromosome 12, palm_55x_up_171113_PBpolish2nd_filt_p, whole genome shotgun sequence genome includes the window CAGGGCCCGAGTAGCTTTAAGCCCCttttgtttgaactttgaaggAAGGGATGTGGTTCCTTGTCGACTTCTGATTTTGCATAGAAGACGAATCATGCATGGCTCTCCTACCAACTTTATTTGAATCAATCGCATAAAGAGTTTGTTACAAGAAAAATTTCTCTTACATGTTACGCAATAggattgtctttttttttaaaaaaaaaaaggcacatcAAGATTGGTGGCACTTGTAGGAATTAATATGATACAGGAGATTTAGTTGAATTATAAGTTGCCATGTAAGCATCAAGCGAGTCTGAGGAACCTTTTGTGGCAGTGACGAAAACACGAgcatttttgaatttcaaaagaTAAGATTTCAGAAATAAACCCCCGGATGCGGGAATCAGTGCGCTTTCTGCCAAATCCTGGTCGCATCCTTCTCTCGGAAATGCGCATAGTctgaacaacaacaacaataataataataataataaccagAATCCCCCACTCTAAAAAGGGCAGACATTGTCGGCACAAGAACTACcgtttatataaaatattatataaaagcACCATATgaaaactccaaaataaaaacCAGTATCTTTCCGCATATCAAAACCATCCCATCTTCCTCCGAAATCTGAAAAAATAACGGTTGGACCAAATTGATTAGCTCAATGTTGGACCAGTCCAATCACGAAACAACATATATTTACATTTGTTGCTTCGTGGTTTGACTTGTCCACTGCTGAGCGGGATCTGATCCAACcaataatttttttccaaaatctaAGCATCCAGCTCCGAAACTAGGTCGGACAGGTCCCCTCAACTTTTTTGAGCGCGGTTGCACTGCCCAAAAAGACCGCCATACATGATTATCCAATCCCTCATGGCTTTTGTAATATTAGCTTAATTTCTTTGCAGTTGATGAAACACTCCATTGTGACATGGTTCTGTTAGGGAAATGAAACTTAAAGACGATatccacgtcaagagactaacTTCCATGAATTGGTAGCATGCTCTACTTACATGGTCCATCAGAAGTTGAGCagccaaattgaaatatttatgAATTAAAAGCCAGCATGGAATTCGATGGGCAAAGGAATCCGCTCGGCCAGTCAAAACATTGTTTTACGTGGCTGCCAACTTGAGAACATAGATTGGATTGCTGGGGTTGAACAGAAAAGCTTTGTTGAGCAGTGCAGTGTCACCCTCCAGAAGGAGCAAATTGGAAAGCTCCATGAACAGAAGAAAACCCCGTGGTTGTCATTTTTCCTATTTATCGTGTGAAAAGTCATGGCAATTGGGATGGGGATTTGCAAAAGTGTAGGAAATCTGGCTCTCTAACAAAATCTATAAATGTTTTTACTATCACGGTTATGATTTGGACTTCTGTATCAGTAACATTCCACTTTCTCGGCATTTagttctctctttttgtcaaaaaaaaaaaaaactatgtcgTTATGCTGCTGCAGTCACTTCCTTGTTGGTCATGGTGATATCTAGGTTATCCATTTGTTCGGTGCCATTCTATTCCAGACTTTTCACTCCTACATGGTGTCTGATCTAGAATAAGAATTTATAAATCCTGTTTCACATAAGTTGGTGAAATAAGATTCAGGACACCGACACATCAGATTTGCAAATCTATCACTGGGATCATCTAGGATGCCTGTAAATGCATTCTGACCAGATGCCCATCGATGggcatgtatcatatagatggaaagtggatcaaagtTTATCTGTCATATGATTGCATGCTAGTTAGATTATTTCGATCAATGCTTGGAAAAATAATTTCTTTCCTGCAATTATCCTGCTGCATCCTGACAATTTCCTGCGCTTATTGTTATTTCTATCCGAGGAGGCCCTGACTGTGTGGAGTCATTGTGGCTGCAGTCTCACCAACAACACGTTACATCCAACTGCTTAAACTGAAAGTCCTAAGGTTGAGCTCAAGGTTGGCTTGCATGTGAAGTCCAAAGTGATGAGCCAGCGTGGATTATCTTACTAGAAAATCCCATCAAATTTGGCTTATACATTACCTTCATCTATGTTTATCTGAAGTGCAGGGAAACAACCATTCTCGAAAGCACCTTTCACAAATCAAGTAAACGGTAATGACATTCCCAAGCATAAGATTGGAATCAGCTTGATTTTTTCACATCAGCTCAATTAGTCATACCATGCTCATTTTTCCATGTGGTGCTTATTCTCACATCTGCCAGCTCTTGTAAGTTAAACCATCCCACAAGTGCAGGGCACAGCACTTCCAAAGCAACCGATTGGACAGGAAACAACATTTGATATATCTCATTGCGAGGATTAATGTATAGTGGGAACCTCTATAAGATTTTCATCCCCGTGATCTTTCCATAAAATAAGGCTTAAACAGGATAGCTGAAATGAAATTCGATTCCACATGACTGCGAACAGAGAATAATggagatttcttctttttttttttcagcgaGCTGATAGCAATGTCATTAGATATACTCGTTATTGTTATTCTGATAATGTATCCTTGAGATTCAAGAGAACTTAATGCTCTGTCTTTACTTTGACGTCTCCATTGGGTAAAACACTCTGTGACTGAGCCATCCGTTTTGATTCCTGCATGATAACAGCAAAAATGCTTAAATAGACAGACTGGAACAGTATGCAAATGAAGACCGAGTAACACAAGACTCGACATGGTACATAGAAGAAAGCAGCTTCTTATTTCAGCTGTCATCATATCGTGTTGAATTGATTAATATAATTTCAGCATCTAAATCTTGGTACTCTCCAAACCTAAATGTCAACCATTTTATAGTGGATGTCGTTGTACAAATTCGTATTCCATTTTGCAATGCTAAGATGAGACAAGTAATGGTCAGGGAAAGCTCAGAACTAATTTCCTAAGGACACagcacagtttttttttttttttttggtcaaaacagcatttcatttcatataactctaatGTACGTACAATCAGCCAGATCAAGTGAAAGTAAGCAGTACAAAGGACACAGCACAGTTCAGCTTGTCAAATATGCTGCATGAGAGGTAGAAAAAAGAGGCTTGCTAATTTCATGGATGGCTTGATAAAACTGGCAAAATTGTAGATAGCCCATCTCTTACAGGTCAATGAAAAAGATAGGAACTCTTTTTGGCTTTTATGTTAATGTtttgcaagaaaagaaaaacccaaCAAGCACACCTTGGCACTAtgctaaaatataatatgtgacCCCATTCATAAAAAAGGGTAATGTATTTATGATTGCATGACGTAAAGATGTCAACACGAACAAAATACTTGGCATATATAGGAATATTAGTTGGCAATCATACGGTTCCCAGGGAATAGTTACTCAATCTGACATTGTACAACATTAATGAGATTGAAACTTCAACTTACAGCAGCAGAAGATGCACGTATTTCCCTATAGTTTTCCACTTCATCTGGAAAAGCTTGTTCAAGCTCCTCTAAAAGGTACTTCCGCAAGCTCTATAGCAGACAAGGAAGACAACCATAGAACGAGCATGTTATAAGATGGTAAGCAAAATTGTGAAatggcattattaaaaatttaaaaataacaaaaaaatttaaaaaggagTAGGATGAACTTGTTATAAGATATAATTTTGCTCCACAGAAATGGAACCCATATGGCCTAAATAATCTAGtcaaaaacaataaattacATGAATGCACATAATTATAAGACCAGATGTTATTTCATAATTTAATTTGAACTTTGCATGATGAGAACTACCTTGGTGAAGAGGTTTAAGTGGAAGGGTAAGAATGTCAAAGTTGACTGTTGAAAATTATGTTCAACTTGACTGTTGAACAAATGAATGCATTAAGGCCTTATATTAGAGATAGCATATGCATGCAGCTGAAAGACCTTGAGCTTTGTGCAAAAAAGATGGCATTGACCCCAaaggtttgggatctagtgATCACCTTGGGTCGCATAAAAGGCCAACTATTGGATGTCTTATGACAACagtgagataaattcatgacacCTTAGACTAGGTGAGTGGAGTCCTTGCACCATGAACAAGCAACACTGGTTTAGAACAGCAGTTTAGATTAAGAGCACTAGAAGGCTCCTTAAGCCTACTCCATATTATATTATCAAGTTTTCATTCCAAGAATCTGAGTGCAAAATTCTAGAAACAGCGTCCTCATGGACATAAATGCCTTTTTTTGGCTATTTGCATGGTTTCTTAAAATAGATAATTGCAGAACCTTATCTTTTGTAAAACAAGTTTCATGAAAAATAGGGGCAGATCCATTTTTCATAAAACTCAAGTTTCAAGTTTTATGACATCCCAGCCTTTCCCACAAAACCAATTCTATGGAAAGTAACTTTCACAAAATTCATTAAATTTAGGTCTTCTATAAATTCATTTTAGAACAACCTGACAATCAACATCCCTAAAAGGTTATCCTAATATAGACCTTTTGAAATGGTCCATAAGTGAATTTAAACTAAATGGTAGATTTTATGTGGTTTATTTGAGGCAAAATCCCCTAATATATTTACATAAAGTCAGAGACTAATTGTCTTAAAAGACCACATATGTCATGCACCTGTGTTTCTGAGATCTGCTGCAGCATCTTAATTTGCTAACAGAACTTCTTCAAGATTTACCCTATAGCATATATGTAATTTTTACCAAACTTTTCTGGTAAGCCAAGGAAACCATTATCTTAATGTCGACATAGGTTGCAAAAATTGAGGATATGGCCTCTGACAGATAAATTGCAGAAAAAGATTTATTCACCAAGGTTCATAACTTCATATTTGTCCAGTCGATCCGCATGTTACCATTATCATACTAAATGAGAGAAACTTACAAAGTTCATCACTGATTCTAAATGCAATATAAAGCCAATTCAATCCACTCTGAAGGCAATCATGTATTAAGGATTCATTGTCAGGAACTCCTACTGTTTATACACACAAAATATGCAACAATATCTTTCAAAAATTCCTAAAAAATTATCATGCCCTAATTCTTTTTCCAAAAGGAGCATACCTTAAAAGCATCAGTCTTTCCTTTGGTACTCTGGTTCTTGGCAATACAATTGTTGAGAACATCCCTCGTAAACTCGTCTGGGTTCTTCCCATCATCAATCAAACTAAGATCCAAAAAATTCATCAGaattaagaaattgaaaaaaacCAGAACAAGAAAGAATTGTCAAAAACGGGAAGGAATTCAAATGGCAAAATCAGCGGCCTCACTTCACCACCTCCATCGGGACCTGGATGTCGCAGTTCTCAGCCAGCTTCTGCATCGTGTCAAGATCAGCAACAAGGGCGTTTCTGCGTGCGCGAAACCCTAAAATTAGAACGATCGGGGAGGacgggagagagaagagaggagaagagcagGAGCAAAGAGGGGAATTACAGGCGTTGGAGGAGGGGGAGTTGAGAAACGACGCTAAAGGAGGAGACGGTGAGGTAGAGTTGGTGGAGGAGGCCGAGGGTCTTGTCGACGGAGTGGATGACCTGTTTGAGATTCTGCGACGAGTCAGCGGCTGGGTCGGCGGCGGCGACGGCCGCGGCGCTGCTGTAGGCGTTGGTGGTGGAAGTGAGGGCGTTTCCGGCCGCCATGGTGGCTCCTGTGATGGCGGAGAGGCCGCCGTTGCCGGCGGTGGAGTTCGGAGAGGGATTCATTCGCGCTAGCGTTCTGCGAGCCTTCGAGAAAATATCAGTTCCGTGTTATCGAGTCCGTTTATTGCTAactgggtcgggtccgagtcaaaGTTTGATTTTTAAGACATATTAGGCTTCagcctcctcttgtttttaattgcttattagttttaaaaatatttatgcaaaaatttctGTACTATTTgaagtttttaattttttaattttagtttagtataattaaataactaaatttttaaatttgtgtAATTCAGATTTTGGTTGTAAAAATCGTCTCGTGACAAATTGTTACGTAACGTCAAATGAGATATTATTCTTTTCTGCCATATAAGCTAGTCATATGACATCACGTGATACTTTCGTCGCGGCAGCCACAAgaaatttttagttaaaatttgaattgaacGTATTTAAAAATTCGATGATCTGATTGCACTaaattaaatttcaaaaataaattaaaatttaaaaaaaatcaatttttttataattatttttttattttacataaaattataaaaacatattttaattttttaaaacattcaagataaatttctataatttattTGGAGTGATGCTTGTGGTAATAAAGCTTATAGTGAGAGGCCAGCCCTTAAAAAAACTCAAAGGCAGAATCTGATGGATTTGATTAAATATGGGGAAGATAATGAAAGCGCGCGTCTCAAAACGACATAAATGTGGGAGAGAACTGTCCAAGGATCTAGCAAGGTAAGATGGGGTGGAATTGACCTTCTTGCTAGTTGCTATGTTAGAGCATAAGCTAGTCTTTATGGAATCTCCACTCCAAAATTTATGGAGTGGCTAGACCAGAGGACGTCGCTTCCGATTCAAAACATTTCGATTGTGATGCCGATAGATGATGGTGATGCCGAGCTAACTGACTTAGAAGTCTTTGCTTATATTGTACCAGCAGCAGCTAAGCTATGAGGCTTGCTCTTGTAGCTCGCAGGTTGCTACACCTGGCCATCCATGGTGTAGCATCTATCACGTTGGATAAAGAAAAGGAGCTGGAGGAGGAAATGGAGGAGGCAGTtcatcccttcttttttttgctttaaaaaagGGAAAGAGGGGAGGAAGAGACAAGCCCACCTCCGCGTAGCAGTCTTCACTGGgccccaccccgccaggagaatgttcgatgcgggtagaaatgaccgtgtgttgggcaccccggccggttttactcataccatccccacccgtgggccggTTCGGTTACCCGACCCGaccctccgtgtgagtacgtcacacctggcaccacctaggctaccagccgaccagtagcgcttccagaccccgtgtccaggcgtggggcatccggtccccaaatttaatcgacgtccgtgcgtttcgaacccggAACCACTTAGTTGGAAGCAAACGCCCCGTTCcaactaggctaccaccttggtggcaggCAGTTCATCCCTTGGAACCCAAGATTCTTATATAGATGGCTAGATGCTTTCCAACATCCTGAAATCCTTCGACTGCAACAAGACTCGTGTTGGAGACACAAGCTCActacaaaagaaggaataactcccggcgcttttttttgtctttatcgacgcttataagcgtcggcgaattcccaGCCCACGCTTCGCAAAGCGTGgctcagacgtcgggcaggtgggcgtgggtcgggtTTAGCCCGACGCGTTAAAAAAGCGTCGTTGGTCTATCccaacgcttttaagcgtcgttccttTTACTatacgccgacgcttataagcgtcggcgagaaGGGTtgcttttaccgacgcttttaagcgtcgtttatTCTATcagactccggggagaagggttGGTTTCTACGGGCttaggccgacgcttaaaagcgtcgttaaaggcttgcttttcccgacgcttttaagcgtcgtttctTCTATCAGACTCCGACGCTTCTAAGCGTCGGGGAGAAGGGTTGGTTACTTCGGGTTTAAGCCGActcttaaaagcgtcgttaaaggcgtgcCATTAGGTGTAATTCCtgttgcttataagcgtcggtattaaattttttttaaaaatttttttttgaaaaagtaatttttaaatactctgtgtacattaaattcttacaaaacaatagaaacaaatacactatataacaaaatatgagtcacaaacaagaactttgattgcattcatattatcatatttgattacattgtacttcaaaaacattctaaaaacatacaagtcaaattcctaagtacacaatctacaatatgtatcaagggtcggcatcatcatcatctctacaataTTGTCATTAAGCTTGGGGCGAGCCCAGTCAACCAAGCTCTGCTGCTTGCTCGGGTGAGTCTTGTCCACAGACCGGCGTCCTATTAAGAGCTCAAGAAGGACAACCCCGAAGCTGTAGACATCACTCATAGCTGTCAAGTGACCGGCTTCACATTCAACAACAGGATTTGCCTGAGAAAGGGGCCTTGCTGTTGTCAATACTCCAGTAGATGTTGGAATTGGTGAGTAGGTCGGTTCCTGGATAACCTTCCTTTTATGCTCTTTAAAAGTGTTTGGTAAGAAACTCCCAACGAGCACCTGCAAAGTGTTAAAAAATCAGATTATCAGACACCGTTTCTACATATTCCTGTGAAGAAATTTTTGCTTTCCAACATCACCTTATGATGACTTAAAAAGCTGTGGACTATTAAAAGTTTCAAATGTTAAAAGGATTCAAGTGTGAACTTGAATGTCTGCTGCTTCCTGAGAGATATCAGCATCCTTTCCACACAGTCTTCGCAATGCAACTTCAGATTCCCTATCCCGTCCCACCTTCGCCTGAGATAATTAAAGCATCAAAAAATCTGAGACTTGTTCTTCTTGTAAGCTTTACATGTTTGATAAATTTATACAATCTCACCAGCCATCTAGGAGACTCTGGGATGAAATAGAGACCCACAAGTATAACAAAGCATGGAAGAAGCCCTACATGAAAATCTAAACTGATTAGCTATTTGTGACAACAATAGTAACAAATAGGATAGatttttgattttcatcataatcTTTTCTCATCGGTATTCTAATCATCGATAAAATGATGGAAGCATTCTGGACTTACCAACTAGAACCAGCATGCGCCATGTGACCAGCGTTCCAATTAAGTAACACGACGATAATCCCGCACAGATTAATAACTGCAGTTAAAGCATGTAAACATAAGTGGTTTTTGCTATCGCATTCTTGGCCccttaaatttaacttttttgTTTGCTGGCTACAAAATTCTCCTACCTGGTTTACGGTTGTGAGCCCTCCCCTAAGCTGTTTTGGTGCAATCTCTGCTATGAAAACTGGCACCTGCTCCCAAGTAATTTGACAATTATTATTAGTATGTTTCTTGATTCTACTCAACTTTAGCAAATACCACTTTGCTTCAAAACAGATAGAACTAAACAGCATAGAAGCTTTATATTATACTACAAGTGAGAATCTTATAtacataattatatatatatatatataggtaaaTTTTCATGGACTCGAGTGCAAAGTATGGGTTCTTTCGAGCGTCGAATACTGGAATCCTTCCAATCTTTAAGCATTTTGATTTGCAGAAGCTAAGGTTGCGGTAACACAATGAAGGTATAAAATGCTTGCAAAGCCCTGAGAGGACCATACTTTTGTTTCTATGACTTACAAATTATGGGTGCAGTTGAAAGAAGCATACCACATAGGAAAAAACTCCAGTCCCATATCCTGTAAGAATTCTCCCAAGGTCGAGAGAAAATGCACCCTAGGCATGGTA containing:
- the LOC103705974 gene encoding mediator of RNA polymerase II transcription subunit 10b-like, which gives rise to MNPSPNSTAGNGGLSAITGATMAAGNALTSTTNAYSSAAAVAAADPAADSSQNLKQVIHSVDKTLGLLHQLYLTVSSFSVVSQLPLLQRLNALVADLDTMQKLAENCDIQVPMEVVNLIDDGKNPDEFTRDVLNNCIAKNQSTKGKTDAFKSLRKYLLEELEQAFPDEVENYREIRASSAAESKRMAQSQSVLPNGDVKVKTEH
- the LOC108511276 gene encoding sugar transporter ERD6-like 7, with protein sequence MPTLQYSVFGSIVTIGAMIGAVTSGRISDFSGRKGAMRMSAIVCIIGWLGIYFAEGAFSLDLGRILTGYGTGVFSYVVPVFIAEIAPKQLRGGLTTVNQLLICAGLSSCYLIGTLVTWRMLVLVGLLPCFVILVGLYFIPESPRWLAKVGRDRESEVALRRLCGKDADISQEAADIQVHT